The Diabrotica undecimpunctata isolate CICGRU chromosome 3, icDiaUnde3, whole genome shotgun sequence genome includes the window GAACGACAGGGTGACTCATAATTAAACGTGTCACTTCCTTTACGACGTTAGACACTGCGTCTGAAAATTCTGTAATTGATCTTTTCTTCAACAATTTAATACTCTCTTTAGTTTTCTATAACTAGAAAATTGTCTTTCGTTTTGTTCTTTCAATGTATCATAAAAAACTGGCGCAGAAAATTGGTTTGATTTTTTGTCAAAAGTCACAAACCTGATTGACGAATCGATTAATTTGATATTAGTGTAGtaaatacagaacttaaatttaTAATTTCGCAAAAATGTACATCTAGTGACATCATTATATCATTAGAATtggattatttgttttattaataatttcttaTGTTCTAGAATTTTCATTTAACTACCAAgttgtatttaaataaattatcgaatattgaatttaattcaaataatgtTTTAGTAAGTTTTGgcataaaaacaaaattagagaatgatgatacattggcaactaaaacaagactaaatatatcagctataattcagttattgacattatgtactgataatacctattttcaactcaataatgaattctataaacaaaattttggtttatagtgtatttttatgtatgagagagtaataaaacaataaattatgtatgcaaatccctaaactgttgatacgggtgactcaatgaaaaacagatatttgtcaacaagtttacagaagtatatgggaaaacaattttaaattgagtatgaccaccaggtataaaggttggagcagaatagaatacaatagttgtgagggttactaatccctaaataatgtttccagtgtcggagtgatggaggttaacaggtactaatgaatttgcaagaaatgtaagatgtttattttattggttatatataaccaataaaagtttaataagtacctacctatttgcaaaataaagtttaattctttagataaaataaaacgttttattttatctatttgcaaaataaagtttaattctttgcctatttgcaaaataaagtttaattctttagataaaataaaacgttttattttatctgaaatgagtgcattccacgaagtaagggtttcaacaatcaaacatttaattctttaattccaggaatctacgacagtaattgactagataattaccttctaaacttattccacagaaaatgtgatagtgggtttttccattttgtatataggaaggtccaagtggcgtattcaaaattcttaacagttcactaaaagtaggtacttcagttgcaaggtgcagtttattgtgtatactagtgttatggaaaatttggaagtgccgtgtaaacgccgaaaaattggtcctctaacagttaatgaaaaaacattaatatttaattgttttaaatcatttacagacaaacgtttatgtgaaagtgttgatgagaccgttgagttagttagcagtacacttggtgttgggaaatctacgatttacagagttattaaagaagagaaatgtggtggttttcaaatgccacgtaatgctccagggaaaccaaaatttcaaatagaatatcattttaaagaaggacttcgacttaaagtgcatgaattcttctttagacaagaatttctaacattggataaagttcttgtctcagttcgagatgataaggattacccagaaatgagtcgaagtacgttatggaaacttttaaaagaaataggcttccgctcgaaaaagaatcccagaaagtctattttattagaaagaagcgatattgtcatatggagaagacattttctaagaaccataaaggaaatgagaaaccaaaaaagaaaaatgttttatcttgatgaaacatggatcaacgagggtcatacaccaaataaattttggcaggataaaactgttacaagtcaaaggcacgcttttgtaaataacttatctactggtttaaacccaccatcaggaaacggacgcaggctgataacagtacacattggcagttcagacggttttgttgaaggtggtttattaacttttgaatcaactcgtaccggtgactaccatgaagacatgaacgctgatgtctttcaagaatggttcgaacaaatgatagatcttcttcctaagaactgtgtaatagtaatggataatgcaagttatcactccagacttatagaaggactgcccacaaccaagtggttaaaaaaagacttgcagaattagctgagttcaaaaaatattacgtaccatcccggatctataagaaaggaactttattcgttgtgtgcccttcataaagaaaaatttaaaaaatacgaaattgatgaaattgccaaaaatcgtggaatgacagtacttagatccccaccatatcattgtgaattaaacccgattgaactggtatgggcacagataaagagtgaagtttcaagaaaaaataccacttttaaaattcatgatgttaaacagttgtttttggaggccgtaaataatgtaaaacctgaaaactgggaaaaggcagtaaatcacactattaaagaagaggaaaaaatgtggaagctggacaatattactgataaaatgatcgagccagttattataaatcttggttctgaaagttcatcttctgaatctgatttggatttgtaacaagtagctgtaagttttatattaatatttttattcatctatttaacataccttagaaggttttaaaaactctttttctcttttgtaatttttaaaaattaaaaaaaatgtgaattttttaaaaccctttttaatgtaggccagtcagttctaatatagtgtgtgataaaagaggtcacttttgtttacatacacataacactttataacactgaaataattcatttattttttacaattattcaaagtaatttttcaattaatcttgagcacgcccatggagtggtcggagctaccagttaaaattatgctaattactctctcgttcataaaaataaactatagcaatgggctctagtttatctccatgattatgaatatatttatggaagattttgaaacaaatattatttctaaataaaatttaaaacccacaatATGGTGAAGATATGAAGATGATGTATTCTCAGTCTGGCCTCAtagatcagagttgttggacacattcctgaataacataaactataaagtagagacaataacatttactatggaaaaggaatataatgaCACACTACCTtctctggatgttttaatctcaaagaaggttactggatatgagactcaggtgtataggaaactaacagatatctaaattacaaatgaaatcacaacatcagtattaaaaagggaatcattaaaacCTTAAACGATAAAGCCAAAATTCTTCTAACAAAAATTCATTCTTGAAGGAGAaatatttgttaacatctgttttattaaaagatgattatccattgtcatttataaataaggaattttcaagaaTCGACCGAATGGACAGAACAACTTAGAAAGGGGTTCTACAGAATCcacaagaaataatacgaggCAAATAACACATGTATGCAGGGTTTTTACAATTTTGCACCAAGACGGAGGCAGAACTAGCATTTGTTAAAACATGCTCGTTTTCTAAGAGTGTGCAGTCATTAATATTGTAAGAGTACGCGCGCACTCTTATAAACCAGGTTTTTTTATAACGGATTAAccgtattttttcttttgtttaagcATGTCTGGCAGAAAACGAACTTCTCAGCGTGCTTTATGTTCACTGGTGGTTATGGAGGCAGCAAGAAAAAGGTTTGAAAATGGGGAAAGTAAGAGAAGCATGGCAAAATCTATAGGAATGGCGAAAAGTACGTTAAGAAAAAGGCTAAAAAgaacaacttcagctacaaagcTGGGAAGATACGACATTACTTTAACAGCAGAAATTGAAGAACAGTTGTGCAACTATATAAAAGCAATAGACAACATGTTTTACGGGTTAACTTCTAGAGCTCTAAGAAGTCTAGCGTTTGAGTTcgctgaaataaataaattagaacatCGTTTTGATAGAACTTAAAAAATGACAGGCAAGGGCTGGCTACGTGGATTTTTGAAATGACACAAAGATGTTAGTTTGAGGCAACCCACCGCTACTAGCGTCGCTAGGGCTATTGGGTTTAATGAACCACAGTGTAAGCGGTTTTATGAAAATCTCTCGAAGTTAATGAATACATATAAATTCCCACCACATGCAATTTACAATATGGATGAATTGGGATTTTCCACTGTCTCAAACAGGCCTCCTAAAGTTTTTTCTACAAAAGGAAACAGGtgtgtcaataaaatatctagCGCAGAACGGGGAACCAACGAATGTGAAAAATGGGTGACGAACCATCCAGGGCGGGTAATTACGGTTAACCAAATTGCTTCAATATTTGCTCCTGCATTCTTTAAAGCTACAAGTATAACGAATACAATTGAAGGTTTTAATGTGACGAGGATATGTCCCCTTAATAATGACCTATTTACTGACGCCGACTTCATGGCCATTTTTGTTACAGAACGAGAAGAACCTGCTACAGCTGCAGTAACTACGGACAACAGCGTTTAACGTACAATCAGGAGTCACTAAAAACTCTACGTCTGAAATCGATATTCAACTACATCAAATGTCTGAATCAGCCTCTGAAAATACTCCCAATGTTCTTGACAGTCCAACTATTGAGAATTCCACTACTAGGGAAAATATTCATGTCAATGAAAGAGATGCCATAATCAGCGAAATACCTACATATGAACCCGATTGTACGAGAAGGATTTTACAAATCAAAAACAATACCGCTCAGCTTACAGATCTGGTTTCCAATACATCTGCAATaactttgaaataaaaagttGATATAGCTCCAGAAACAAAAACATTTGATTTATCAAACACTCCTGGAACATCATCAAgttatattaaattaacaaccatTTCTCCGTTACCTAAATCAATAATTAGATACAGAAATCGCAGAAGCAAAAAGTCGGAAATTATCACCAGCCCACTATATAAGGACTAactaattgaaaaaaataagaaaaaaaaagccGCAATACAAACTCAAACTGGATTTTGGCGATAACCTATCTACACCGCAAGCGCTTCTGGGAGGGAGTTTAAAAAAGAAATCGGATGTGAACCTCAGACCGGCAGAgaagatacaaaaaaataaaaaagctgtTTTCATAAAGCCAAAAACAACGCCTCATAAGAAAATTTGGAGCTGTCCAGGGTGCAACTAAACATTTAAAGAACCTATTACCGAAGACTGGATTAAGTGCATATTCGTGTGCTGAATGGTGGCATGAAAAGTGCAGTGCCTACGCAGGTTTTGGAACTTGCGTTGATAAATGTGACCTATGTTCATAAAATTACGTGCGCAATCTTACAATCCTAAATGCGTACTTTTATTGCAAATTCTTTTTACCTCAGTTTTTGTAATATATAGTTAACTTTATCGTTTAAGTTAAGTTTGACTCTTTTTCTGCTTCTGTTAGATCCACGAAGCATacatatgctggtttattgtattctattaTTGACGTTTCTTTCATCTGTTTTATAATGAATATTGTCGTCAATCTATCCTATCTGAAATCTTGTTGTTCTCTGATCTCTATTTGTGATTCCAAATTTGTCCTTGAATAGACTTGTGAATATTGGACATTGTCGTGTTTAAAGGGGTTATTCACGTGTAGTTATCCGGACATGTTCTTTGACCTTTCTAAAATTGGGAATCGTAGTACTGGTGTTAAGTCCTTTGGTATCTCTGAATATTAGGTACAATACTGCTGATATTGTGGAAAGTCGTTTTAATTTATTGAAGTATACGTTGAGCTATTATCACTAAAAGTTTCAAGCATGAacagaattgaagcattggaaatgttgATACTTAGACgcatgctgaagataccttgaaCAGCAAGAAAGACTAATGAGGAAGTACTAAGAGGTCAAGAAAGAGAATTGTTAAAGACTGTTACACACCGGAAAATTCTAATCTGGAACATCAGGTCCATCAAAACaacaggtttcttggttaaaaaacatttgtgaatggtttcagatatcaaatgcaggacaattattccatgtggcagaggatcgagaagccttcgcaatggtgatcgccaacgtcggataattctcatatggcacgtgaagaagaagatacgtTGAACTGCCTTGTAATCTTTTCACATTCttcattaaaaatatatttggaaaCTAGCGATCTCCATTTTGTAAGATAAACCGAGTAACTTTGATATTTGAACTATCGTAaggtttaaataatattaattgtaGTAAATCTCAATatacttgaaataaaaatatcacgAACAAAAATAGATTCCGTAATAATTAACTTccatctttttatatttttttacgtCGGAAAGGCGGCATCAAATCTTTGCTAAAtcaaaactcatttattttcatGACCGAAATAAAAACGATATATTTTTGTCTCTCTCGAAAATAAACTCAATCGAGAGCAGAGCTGGAAAGTAACCAGTTACTAAAAGTTACTTCGATGGATAAAGTGGGCAGGTATTCAATAATATGTTTATGAATATATTTTCTATGctttctatagattctgtaaattaaatataaaaattaaggaGGTTAGAGAACAATGTTCACGATACGCCACGGGGTATGAATTGAACGCCAAGAGTGAGTGATATATATCTCTCACTAACTTTCTACTGGTCAGCTTTGTCATATTTTATTAgaagtgaagtcgttttaccctgtcgtatttcggattaacgcccaaaaaataatttatgactctagttacagccactctgttatgctttcccttttctacctgctttgtggtaccgaacctcctactggtcggctgtagtacttgaggataaatcagcgctactaaaacaatttttttataaatcgaaaaaaaacgcaaattgaatgctttgtaatgataatttattgaaaaaacttttataattttatttcaatttaacctatttaaaaaacaagaattccgaatttgccagacaatttgtgtttcttgacgaaacatggatttttgcgaaaggaaataataccaaatcatccttgcaagatgattctaccaaatgctattcgagtactagtgcgagtaatggcaaaagatatattatgttGCATGCcatgcaggaaatacggaaggttttatacccaatgcgagtcttatattttcttcgacaaaaaaaactgatgattaccacggaaatatggacgccgatatttttgaacattggtttgaggaaaaattattaaaaaatctggaaaatccgtcattaTTAGTCTTAGACAAAGACATGCTTCTtatcacaccagagaggaggaaaaaagaagacttaagaaagtggctgtcggagaaaaatatagaacacgaacatctagttttaaaagctgaattattaaatgagtgcaaagaacacattactgagaaaaaatttatcgttgaccaaatggcactaaaatatggtcatgaggtcctaagactaccaccatatcactgccagtacaatccaattgaattggtgtggggcatcactaaaaactactatgataaacatgcatgtaagaccaccgacgaagccagcgttttacaactctggcaagatgcactaaaccaagtcaacggggaacaatggcggaaatgtattgagcatactgaaaaaaaattttagagtcatatgaaatagatcaagttattgatgaagtaagacctttaattattcgtaatgatgaagattcagatgaatcggatagcgagtcagatagtgatgatacctgtccatagattaagaggtagatagaaaaattaacacaaacgggtaccaaccaccaaaaaaaaacaaaaaaaaataaaacaaaaaccgcatgcaggagagAGCCGAAGGCACACCGCACGAtgctcttgaatgcaagcaccaaaaaaattagattagcaagtaaggtagattaaggacatgactggacgaatgactgggtattagacgacggatgaaaggatGCGATGCTTGCTCCctctcgactgcacttggtgcagaaaagggaaagcaagtatcggcacacacaaccatcattagatcgccgaacaattgctttgaccggtagtgataaagccaaatgaGCTAACCtgccacttaaatgtaaatacacggaaatctcccattgcctgacgggggataccgtgaaatagtcgagacctggttccaaagaccagggggcggaggaaagccggggctggttgtaccgcaggaggacaacctacctcggtgggtttgggaagtctttgttttatatagatatatatttttataaatatatttataaaatatataaaaataaaaatataattcaaaattttgaacacccagtattaacattggcaaatttttttatgcttaaataaaaatagagtttagtatacgctgaaaaagaatttttgttttttcagcataaatattaaccacaatattaatttttgaagttacatgtgtaaaactttaaatatctcaaaaacggctattttttcgagaatggtatcccaataaaaatcgatccagaattttacgtagattcaaaaaaaataacaaaaagcacagtttctatttaaaataagaaacttaatggcgacttccggtacaaccggaagtgctagaagaatgaaaatatttaaaaaatgaagaatgctttgcataacccattattccaagtttgcagaaaccagtgacgaccagaactttgaaaacttttaaccaacatgttgcgtgaatgaccctgtatatttcatactcaatgtttatcaatttacattatgatattcaattattataaaacataatacaaagttattttattaaaaaaatccctaatgtcgtattatcaaattaagaaaaccgtacatttttaatttgagaaccgctgactacctgaggcaaatctgaacagacacttttattacttatgcgacaggctaaaacgatctTACTAATGTGAATTATTAATATAGAAGTTGATAAATTATCTATAATCACAACCTGGCAACACTGTTGGCGTTTAAACGCGAATTAACATTTCTCAGAATTTAGAGGCTAGCTAGATTTtggtattattttatattatataccgGATAATCCAGTTTTTATATAACGGATAATCAGACATGCTTAACCCGGTATGTGGCAAcaccaaaaatataaaatatgtcgtaaaattattttattgggtACATAATCTTATATAACACTCAATAATACCCTGTTGCACAAAAAAACCGGAAGGAGACAGGGGAAAGTGGTTTTTGAATTCGTTGCCTAGAAGCAACATTGCCAGTCAAGAAACACTATTTGGTACTAACTTCACCAATGAAGATCTCAAAATTTAATTAATCATATGTAAACAACTGTTTAACTAAAAGAACTTGAAAGAAAGAacttgatttaataaaaaaactttatatataaaGTGCCTaagactaaaaaattataaatatagacCCAATTCTAACGGtggaattataaaaaacaatttttgttctgTGTAAAACAAAGCCTCATGTTAAATTGTTCACACTACACAGTTGTTTAGCCAGTTTTACAAAATCTGCATCTTCCTTTAGCGCTGTAAAGTGGCCAGTGACCTAACGCATCTGTTCTGCTAGCATCGTTAGGTCTTACAGAAAGAGGATGGCGAATTAGGTTATCTGTATTTTCCGTACTTAATGGACGACCTCGCTTTACTTTGATTTTTACAGTGTTTGACGTAGCTAGTTCCATTCTAAACTTCTTGAGGGGCATAAAATTTAGATGATTGGCTTTACTGTCATTTTTTACTACGACTTGGacttctgtaaagacccaataaAGAGATGACTTTATCCACTTCACCCATGTGTTCATTGTATTGAGTAATACGATTTGGGCTTGGCATATTTACTTTTGTTTGTGTTAGACAAATCGGAGAGATTAGGGTCGACAGGAATAATACACGACATTTTTATCTTTCTTCCATAAACAGAGGTAGTTGATGTTTCATTAAAATTTTCCATAGTGGAATcttatactgaaaaaaaaactcAATTACTCAACTGACAATATTGCCTGAGAGCTACATGAATTTTATTCAACAAAATAATACGATTACTTACCATATACAGCAAAAAATAGCGCAGAATTACACTAAAACTAAGCCCcgtatttatagtcggtactcaagcCCGTGCTTGAGCATGTGCTCCGCCAAGTCGAACTTACGTCAAAGTCATGCTCAagtatttgttgtgttctataaacGATACTTCGGGTATTCTCGTACAAGGTTGATCTCAAGCACGAAAAATTAGTACAGTAAAAGTAAGTTTCGAATAAATATCGAATAAAAAGAAGATTCTGTCAATTTTATCATAATTGTGACTAAACTTTTAGCGCCAAATTTAGTTTATGCTTTAGCCCGCGCAAAGTTGGTTTATAGTATAGTATACTTACTGAAATTTTGTGTTTAGTATTAATATTTTGTGTTTGAAATTAATATTGGATTAACTATTTTAaggtatgtaatatattataaaaaatatttattctagagaatTAATTTCCATTTTGTTACTGTGTCTGAGGCATAATTTTAGATGTTCAATATATGCTTACATGTATATTTGTTTTTGGATATATTTATATGTGTGTAATGCGTTACAATCATTATAATTATATTGTCTGTATAAGCCGTACGCTAAATAAATTGGTTATCTAAATTTTAGATGAGTGGAAATGGCATGAAATATGCACCTTACTCAACAAAGGAAAAAGTTCTCCTAATCCAGCTGGTAACTGAAAACGGTGTGGTAGAGAATAAAAGGACAGACGGTGCTTCGACAATGGAGAAAAAGATGGCTTGGGAGTTAATAACAAGAAATTATAACTGCCAGCCTGAGGTCAACAACATCAGGACCAGCGACCAGCTTCGAAAATTGTGGAACAACCTAAAACAAAGGTAGAATACTTTTATTAGTTTAAGCAAATGCTTAAGTATTgaccaataatttttttatcatagGAAACGCAAAGAAACAACAGCACTGCGTCACAGCATGTTAGCTACAGGTGGTGGTCCCCCGATGAAGCCAGAGTGTGATGCAGTGCTGGAGTTACTTGAAGAGGCTGGTCCCAATATAGACGTCAGCATCGACTGTTCTTTTGATAGCACAGCAGTCTTTGAAAAAGGTAAATGTACTAAATTTGTAACTGTGCTTTACTCATAGTATAATTGTAGGCCAAAAACAGTTCAACCAGCTAGGAAGCTCAATAGCAGGACCATCAGTAGCCTCTGACCCCCCTCACTTCTTTCCCACTACAGAGTTCAAAGAAATGGACTTGTTATGTAAGTATGATGTAATAATTTTGAGCAGTCTTCCTGTACACTTAATAATAGTTTCAGGTAATACTTGTAGTGTGACACCTGCTGTTCATACAGAagaggatgatgatgatatgCTTCAAAGTGGTAAGTGTTTTAAATGTAGTTAAAGCCATATGTACTTAACAATAATATCAATTTTAGCAAACACTCCTACTTCTAGTAGGGCACTGGGTGCTATACCACAAATATTGTCTGAAAATAAACAACGGTCCAAGAAAATGAGGGATACCATCAGACAGCAAGACGAGATTCACAGGATGAAAATGAAGATTTTGGAAGAAGATATGCTGAGGGCAAAAGCCTTAAGAGAAGCAgctgagaaggagaggcagagaGCTACTGATGAAGCTGAATTAGCTTCATTGAAGTTAATAGACTATAAAAAAGGGTAATTATagattttatcatgtttgacttgTTACTAGAATTTGGCTATAATTAATTGTATATTTTCAGGCGCTAGAAGATCTTTTTCCTTTGTTGGGTACTCTGCATTTTTAGAGAGAAtgttaggaataagccacaatatatttatttacatattttatttactgatttttttcaATCTATATGACCAGAGGGCTGTTATCATAGATAcaaaattgtgatttattttcagaaaataaatcacaattttgTATTTTTGGTAACAATATCTGGTCATAGACATCAAAACATCAGTAACtataacatataaataaacattgtggcttattcccaactgAAGATAGTGTTAACTCAGTCTTACAGTGGCCTTTTCACTTTCGGAGCACTGAATGTCAGAGGAGGGTCTGTTTTAGCAGGTAGGCATTTGACGTAGAATCAGCGACGAGAGGgcgttttaaagtacctcgggaactatcgccgggactACGAAGaatgaatcctgcactaaggtcagtcaggcggcgtactggactgagatgtcttttgaagatttcagaccccccctctataaagacgaaaaaaaattaaaaaaaaaatatactttgtGTTGTAAAATCATGgttattttctttctattctccttcctgtttattttatttctagataGTATTTAATGTAGATTTAAGgttcttaatattttaatttcagcTGGTAAGAtatggttttacctttttatttgttgtatagtCTTTTGTTTTTAGATTATGTATGTTTCTCTTTCAGTTTTTTTAAGTATTGATTGCTACATAGATCATATTTTTATGTTGTTtactgaaaattattaaaatactgaGTTTGCATAATTTTTAGTAAATTGCTGCCACTgcaatatatacatgtatatatacatatgtatatatatatatatatatatatatatatatatatatatatatatatatatataattacatcatttttttgtaatgttctaaTTGTTTACAGtttactcctgatgaagctataaaataaaataatctattttatattgtatttaattataactgtataattttttaaataaagaatattaatattctaaatttgtataatttttatttggtaaggaAAGGTTTTATGAAAGGAATAAACACTTAATTAAAAGGAGGGAAACTCCTTGTACTCAGTAAAGACATACTTGCTTAAGTTGTCTGAGCATAGTGAGTGAAAAaccctcatttattttaaattaaaacataaaaaaatacatttttataaataagacaaaaacatactatatttaacataatataagTATTCAATAATGTATTCTCAAAATAAACAACTTTGAATTGAACTGAACAAAGATTAGatataagaaagaaataaaataaaatattgaaattttaaaaataaaaaattggaaaaataaatCATGAACAAAACGTGTAATCAAGCTAATGATAATCATTCTGACATTTTCAGAAATAAGATAAAACATACTACATCTAACATAATACAAATATTCAATAATGTATTATCAAACTAAACAAATGCCAATTGAAAAAAGCTTGTGTATAAGGAAGCAATGAAATAAactattgaaattttaaaaataaaaaattggaagaaCAAATCATGAACAAAAAGTGTA containing:
- the LOC140436197 gene encoding uncharacterized protein; amino-acid sequence: MDLLFSGNTCSVTPAVHTEEDDDDMLQSANTPTSSRALGAIPQILSENKQRSKKMRDTIRQQDEIHRMKMKILEEDMLRAKALREAAEKERQRATDEAELASLKLIDYKKGR